From Macaca mulatta isolate MMU2019108-1 chromosome 3, T2T-MMU8v2.0, whole genome shotgun sequence, the proteins below share one genomic window:
- the PILRA gene encoding paired immunoglobulin-like type 2 receptor alpha isoform X10 → MGRPLLLPLLLPLLPLLLPPAFLQPGGSARSGPSGPYGVTQRKHLSAPMGGSVEIPFSFYHPWELAAAPNMKISWRRGNFHGEFFYRTRPAFIHEDYSNRLLLNWTEGQDRGLLRIWNLRKEDQSVYFCRVELDTRRSGRQRWQSIKGTKLTITQAVTTTTQRPSSMTTTRRPSSATTTAGLRVTQGKRHSDSWHLSLKTAVGVTVAVAVLGIMILGLICLLRWRRRKGKGTMPRLIWDPLHWGSTCGISAELSIGNSEYTFTVQKRGQGLRH, encoded by the exons ATGGGCCGGCCCCTGCTGCTGCCCCTGCTGCTGCCCCTGCTGCCCCTGCTGCTGCCGCCAGCATTTCTGCAACCTG GTGGCTCCGCGAGATCCGGTCCAAGCGGCCCTTATGGGGTCACTCAACGAAAACACCTCTCAGCCCCTATGGGTGGCTCCGTGGAAATTCCCTTCTCCTTCTATCACCCCTGGGAGTTAGCCGCAGCTCCCAACATGAAAATATCCTGGAGACGGGGCAACTTCCACGGGGAGTTCTTCTACAGAACAAGGCCAGCTTTCATTCACGAGGATTACTCGAACCGGCTCCTTCTGAACTGGACAGAGGGTCAGGACCGCGGGCTCCTCAGGATCTGGAACCTGCGGAAGGAGGACCAGTCTGTGTATTTCTGCCGAGTCGAGCTGGACACACGGAGATCAGGGAGGCAGCGGTGGCAGTCCATCAAGGGGACCAAACTCACCATCACCCAGG CTGTCACGACCACCACCCAGAGGCCCAGCAGCATGACCACCACCCGGAGGCCCAGTAGCGCAACCACCACAGCCGGCCTCAGGGTCACACAGGGCAAACGACACTCAGACTCTTGGCACCTAAGTCTGAAAACTGCCGTGGGGGTGACAGTGGCTGTCGCTGTGCTCGGAATCATGATTTTGGGACTGATCTGCCTTCTCAGGTGGAGAAGAAGGAAAGGTAA GGGAACAATGCCTCGTTTAATTTGGGATCCGTTACACTGGGGATCCACGTGTGGCATCTCAGCAGAGTTGTCCATTGGAAACTCAGAGTACACATTTACAGTTCAAAAGAGAGGACAAGGCCTGAGGCATTAA
- the PILRA gene encoding paired immunoglobulin-like type 2 receptor alpha isoform X6, with translation MGRPLLLPLLLPLLPLLLPPAFLQPGGSARSGPSGPYGVTQRKHLSAPMGGSVEIPFSFYHPWELAAAPNMKISWRRGNFHGEFFYRTRPAFIHEDYSNRLLLNWTEGQDRGLLRIWNLRKEDQSVYFCRVELDTRRSGRQRWQSIKGTKLTITQAVTTTTQRPSSMTTTRRPSSATTTAGLRVTQGKRHSDSWHLSLKTAVGVTVAVAVLGIMILGLICLLRWRRRKGQQRTKATTPAKEPFQNTEEPYENIRNEGQNTDPKPNPKVRDLRMILNCLL, from the exons ATGGGCCGGCCCCTGCTGCTGCCCCTGCTGCTGCCCCTGCTGCCCCTGCTGCTGCCGCCAGCATTTCTGCAACCTG GTGGCTCCGCGAGATCCGGTCCAAGCGGCCCTTATGGGGTCACTCAACGAAAACACCTCTCAGCCCCTATGGGTGGCTCCGTGGAAATTCCCTTCTCCTTCTATCACCCCTGGGAGTTAGCCGCAGCTCCCAACATGAAAATATCCTGGAGACGGGGCAACTTCCACGGGGAGTTCTTCTACAGAACAAGGCCAGCTTTCATTCACGAGGATTACTCGAACCGGCTCCTTCTGAACTGGACAGAGGGTCAGGACCGCGGGCTCCTCAGGATCTGGAACCTGCGGAAGGAGGACCAGTCTGTGTATTTCTGCCGAGTCGAGCTGGACACACGGAGATCAGGGAGGCAGCGGTGGCAGTCCATCAAGGGGACCAAACTCACCATCACCCAGG CTGTCACGACCACCACCCAGAGGCCCAGCAGCATGACCACCACCCGGAGGCCCAGTAGCGCAACCACCACAGCCGGCCTCAGGGTCACACAGGGCAAACGACACTCAGACTCTTGGCACCTAAGTCTGAAAACTGCCGTGGGGGTGACAGTGGCTGTCGCTGTGCTCGGAATCATGATTTTGGGACTGATCTGCCTTCTCAGGTGGAGAAGAAGGAAAG GTCAGCAGCGGACTAAAGCCACAACCCCAGCCAA GGAACCCTTCCAAAACACAGAGGAGCCATATGAGAATATCAGGAATGAAG GACAAAATACAGATCCCAAGCCAAATCCCAAG
- the PILRA gene encoding paired immunoglobulin-like type 2 receptor alpha isoform X2, translating to MGRPLLLPLLLPLLPLLLPPAFLQPGGSARSGPSGPYGVTQRKHLSAPMGGSVEIPFSFYHPWELAAAPNMKISWRRGNFHGEFFYRTRPAFIHEDYSNRLLLNWTEGQDRGLLRIWNLRKEDQSVYFCRVELDTRRSGRQRWQSIKGTKLTITQAVTTTTQRPSSMTTTRRPSSATTTAGLRVTQGKRHSDSWHLSLKTAVGVTVAVAVLGIMILGLICLLRWRRRKGKCPGPILSPRNPSKTQRSHMRISGMKDKIQIPSQIPRTTASSMPPLPSPAPPHPEYLPATIPSRAPRTRLCTLS from the exons ATGGGCCGGCCCCTGCTGCTGCCCCTGCTGCTGCCCCTGCTGCCCCTGCTGCTGCCGCCAGCATTTCTGCAACCTG GTGGCTCCGCGAGATCCGGTCCAAGCGGCCCTTATGGGGTCACTCAACGAAAACACCTCTCAGCCCCTATGGGTGGCTCCGTGGAAATTCCCTTCTCCTTCTATCACCCCTGGGAGTTAGCCGCAGCTCCCAACATGAAAATATCCTGGAGACGGGGCAACTTCCACGGGGAGTTCTTCTACAGAACAAGGCCAGCTTTCATTCACGAGGATTACTCGAACCGGCTCCTTCTGAACTGGACAGAGGGTCAGGACCGCGGGCTCCTCAGGATCTGGAACCTGCGGAAGGAGGACCAGTCTGTGTATTTCTGCCGAGTCGAGCTGGACACACGGAGATCAGGGAGGCAGCGGTGGCAGTCCATCAAGGGGACCAAACTCACCATCACCCAGG CTGTCACGACCACCACCCAGAGGCCCAGCAGCATGACCACCACCCGGAGGCCCAGTAGCGCAACCACCACAGCCGGCCTCAGGGTCACACAGGGCAAACGACACTCAGACTCTTGGCACCTAAGTCTGAAAACTGCCGTGGGGGTGACAGTGGCTGTCGCTGTGCTCGGAATCATGATTTTGGGACTGATCTGCCTTCTCAGGTGGAGAAGAAGGAAAGGTAAGTGCCCAGGACCCATCCTCTCCCCAA GGAACCCTTCCAAAACACAGAGGAGCCATATGAGAATATCAGGAATGAAG GACAAAATACAGATCCCAAGCCAAATCCCAAG GACGACGGCATCGTCTATGCCTCCCTTGCCCTCTCCAGCTCCACCTCACCCAGAGTACCTCCCAGCCACCATCCCCTCAAGAGCCCCCAGAACGAGACTCTGTACTCTGTCTTAA